The following nucleotide sequence is from Phycisphaera sp..
GGATCGGTCGTCTTCTCGTGCTCGCGGGGACGACGCTGACAGTGCAAGCCGTTGCTTTGGCTGGCCCCGAGGGCGGCCGCGTGGTGCATGGTGGGGCATCCATCGAACGGGCCGGCCCTATAACCACGATTCGTGCCCAGAACAACGCGATCCTGGCGTTTGATCGATTCGATATCTCGGCCCACGAGACGGTGCGCTTCCTCCAGCCGACAGTGAATTCGCGGGTGCTGAATCGCATCACCGGGAACGATCCGTCGATCATCGCCGGTTCATTGCTCGCCAACGGCCAGGTCTACATCGTGAACCCGGCGGGCATCTACTTCACTGGGACTTCGATCGTTGATGTGGGCGGGTTGTATGCCGCTGCGGGCAACATGACCAACCAGGACTTCCTGGCCAATGTCGACACCTTCACGCTTTCAGGGGTGGTGTCCAATCACGGCCTGATCCAGGGCTCGGCCATCCACCTCCTTGGGCGTGAGGTCGCGAACCACGGGACGATCATCGCCGACGAGGGCATCGTCGCGCTCGGCTCGGGCGACGAGGTGCTGATGGGTGCGCCGCGGACGCGGATCTACGCGAAGCCGCAAGTCGGGCCGAGCAACAAACCCCACGGGAGTGTTGAGAACAGTGGCAACATCCAGGCCGAGCGGGTGGCCATCGGTGCGGGTGATCTGTTCAGCGTGGCCCTACGGAGCAGTTCGAGTATTCAGGCGCGGCAGGTTGAGATCCGTGCCGGCCGTGGCTCTCGCATTGATGTCGCAGGTGACATTGATGCCAGCACGAGCGAAACTGGCCAACACGGTGGAGCGATCACGGTGGTTGGCCAGCGTGTGGCCGTGGATGACGCGACCCTTGATGCGAGCGGCCCGGGTGGTGGAGGGACTATCGAGATCGGAGGCGGGTATCGAGGTGCGGGCGAGCATCGTGCGCGCCGCGTCTCCATCGGATCTGGCACCACGTTGCGCGCCGATGCGACCGCGTTCGGTGATGGCGGCCGTGTGATCACCTGGGCCGATCATTCAACGACGTATGACGGCCTTGCTACGGCCCGGGGTGGACCTGAGGGCGGCGACGGCGGCCTCGTCGAGACCTCGGGCAAGGTTCGGTTGCGGGCGGCGGGCCTTGTCGATGCGAGCGCGCCGCGAGGGAAGGGGGGCCTTTGGTTGCTCGACCCGCTCGATGTTGTGATTTCTGACGCAACGACGACGCCTCCGGTCGGCGGAGTGTTCAGCCCCGGAGCCAGCGGTGCCACGGTGTCGGCCACGGATATTCGCGACGTGCTCGAATCTGGAACGAACGTTCTCGTGACGACCGACGTCGCTGGACCCGAAACCGGGAACATTACCTGGCTCGCCGGCAACCCGCTTGTGGCATCGCTTGTGGGTGTTCAGACGCTGACTCTGGACGCCAACGGTTCGATCGATCTCCAATCGGACATTACGGCGACCGGGGCGGCTCTTGATCTGGTGTTGGAGTCGGGCACTGGCGTGTTACCCGATTCGGTCGGCGATGTCGGGCTGGCCGACGGTATCTCGATCGATCTGAACGGCGGTGTGTTCACGGCCAGCGGTGCCGGGGCGTTCATTGCGGGTCAAACGCACACAATTGCGGCCTCGGCATTGGCGTTCGACTTTGATGGCAACGTCACTCTGCGGAATACCTTGGATACGAACCTCGCAGCATCGAGCACCGACGATACCTTCGACATAACGGCCCCGACGGTAACTGTCGCGGGCACGCTTGCGGCGGGTAACGGTGTCGTGCTTGACGGTGACGCCGTGCTGTCCGCGGATCTGTCCGCTGGAACTGGGGGTGTACGCATCACCGGAGCGACAGCTGTCAGTAATGATGTCGGTGTATCTACTACGGGTGGCGGGGATATCGAATTCTCGGGCGTAGTTGATGGTGCTGTGGCCGGCGCGAACGATCTTGATCTGTCGGCCGGTACGGGGTCGATCACGCTTGGCGATGATGTGGGTGGCACGACACGCCTCGGCGGGTTCACGATCAACTCGGCAAACGACGTGAATGCGACCGCGATTCGCTCGTCCTCGCTGCAGCAAGTGAGCGGCACTGGAACGACTTCGATCTCGACGCTCAATGTATCCGGAGCTTCGGGTGCGACGCTTAGTGGCGCGGCGTTCGATCTGGGCGCGATCGATGCTGCGACCGGCGGGCTGTCGATATCGGCGTCGGGCGACATAGACCTGGCGGGGTCGCTTGATGTTGCCGGAGACGTTGACGTGGTCTCAGGTGGTGTCGCAACCGTGTCCGGATCGTCGTTCGATGCTGCCTCGTTTCTCTTTGGTGGGGCCGGGTCCGCGAGGATCGGTTCGGACGTCAGCTCCAACGGAGACATTGTGTTCGATGTCCCGTTGCAACTCACCCAGGCAGCGGTTTTCGAGTCTTCGGTCGGCAACATCGAAGTAAACTCGACGCTTCAAGCCGGGGCGAACGATCTGGCATTGTCCGCGAACGGAATCAACCTCTCGGGTGGGGTTGGTTCGGTCGGTGGCACCGGAAACATCACGTTCCAGCCAATTGGGAACGGCGATTCCATCGGCATCGTGTCGGCAGGAGACTTGTCGATCTCTGGCTCGACCCTGGCCGCGTTGGATGACGGGTTCTCGAGAATTATTGTCGGTCGCGGGAGCGGCGCGCACGACATCGCCATTGGGGCGGTGAGTTTCTCTGACCCGGTCTTGTACAGAGCACCCACTGGTACGGCTTCGCTTGATGCCGGGCTTACCATGACCGATCTTGCGGGCGTGGAGTTCGACGCAGGCGAGTTGGTTGTCGCTACGGCTCTCGGTGTTTCCACCGATGGTGGCTCGATCACGGCCGGAGGCGTACGTCTGGCTGACGGGATCGGCGCTGCGTTCAGTTCGGCGGGTGGTCATATCCTGATCGATGGCCCGCTGCTCGGGACGGCAGGAGGAGCAGCCGAGTCGCTTGCGTTCGATGCCGGTGCCGGCGACGTCACTATTGATGGTGTGGTGTCCGGTTTGTCAGATCTGTCGTTCTTGTCGGCTCGGAACGCTTCATTGCAGTCGGTCACGCTCACGGGCACGCTGGAAACGACGGCATCGCTTACCGGAGATATGGCCTTCGGGGGTGCAGTGGATGTCGCTCGATTGGACGTGTCGGCCGCTACGGTGAGTTTTGCTGACGCATTGTCGAGTACCAACGAGATCGTGATTGCCACGCCCGGTGGAGCCACGCTCTTCGCGTCGATGGACGCGGGCGGGGATATCACGGTGGCCGGCCCCGTCGAATTGCGTGGTGATGTAGAGAGTGTCTCGGGCGACGTCACACTAACCGGTTCGACATTGCTCGGATCGACGGTTTCGGTGCGTGCTCTGGCGGGGACACTGCAACTCTCGGCTGTCGATACCGATGGGAACGATCTGGGATTGCGCGCCGGTGAGATTGATCTGGCTGGCGGAGCCTCGAGCGTGGGGGGTGGGGGAGCCCTTTTGATCGAGCCGGCAAGTGATGGGACAGCCATTGCATTGGGGTCGGCGGCCGGGGTGGGAAGTGGCCTTGATCTCGGGCAGGACGACCTTGATGCGCTCGCCCTCGGGTTCGATTCGGTGACGGTCGGTCGGGCAGCGGGCTCGCATTCGATCCAGATCGGCGACACGACGTTTCGCAACTCCACCGTGCTTCGATCGCCAAATGGCCAGTTGGCGGTTTCGGGCATCGTCGATTCCAGTGGCTCGGATCTCACACTCACCGGCTCGACGCTTCTGGGCAACACGATCCTGACGGGCGGTGGCGATCTGCTGCTCACCGGCGGGGGCGTTACGCTGCAAGTCGACGGCGTGCTCGACACGACCAACGGCGGTGCGGGCGGTGCCGTCACGATCATTGGCGACGTTGATTCGGCCGACGCTACGATGCCGCGAAGCCTGGCGATCACGGCAGGTAGCGGCGATGTCACGCTTGGTGACACGGGAAGGACGCGGTCGCTGGCCTCGTTCTCGCTTGGAACGACCGGTGCGGCTTCGCTGGGTGGTCTGGTGGTCAACGGCGACCTAGCCATCACAGCGGCGGATACGATGTTCCGTGAGAGCGTAACTGCTGGTGGAGACGCGACGATTACGTCGGATGTCATTATCACAGGTACATTTGAAGCGAACCAGGATCTTGTGATCGCCGGCAGCGTTGTGCTTTCGGGCGATTCGATACTCCGCAGCGGGAGTGGGGCCGTACGTGTCGACGGGCCGATCGAGGGTGATTCGTCGGCATCACCGCGCTACTTGACTATCGAGGCGAGCAACGGTGATGTTGAGTTGCTCGGTAGCGTCGGCGCGGCTGGCGGTGTGGGCGATGTGGTGATTGACAGCGGTGGCACAGTTTCGGCGCAGTCCATCCGATCGGCGGGCGACGTGTCGCTCAACGGTGCGGATCTCCTGCTCGGGGGTGGGCTCGTGGCCACAGGCTCGGTCGAACTTGATGGGCCGCTGCACCTTGGTGGAGACATCGACGCTGGCTCGAGTGTGCGCGTCAACAATCGTTTGACCTTACTGACCGATACGGAGGTGCGCGGTGAAGGCGTTCAGTTCTTCGGTACGATCAATGGGGATCACGAGCTTGCCATCGATGGGCGAGGTGATGCGGCGGAATTGCGTTCACCGGTTGGTGGTACCACGGCCTTGTCGAGCCTTCAGATCGGAGGGGCGTCCGCGAGATTTGGAGATGTCCTGCTCGACGGAGCGCTGGTTGTCGATGCCGCCGGGGACGTCTCGTTTGTTGGCTCGGATGTGGTTGCGGGTTCGATCGATATCACTGGTTCGCGGTTGGTTATCTTGGGGGCAGCGGCGCGCGAGCTTCGAACGACTGGTGGTGTACTCAGGCTACCAGACATAGAACTCGGTGCCAGTCCCGTGCTCACGCTGGCCTCTTCCGGTGGCAACATAGTCGTGTCGGGCCTGTCATCGGTATCGCAGGGATCGCTTGACGCATTCGCGGGTGCCGGCACCATCGAATTGGGCGGCGCATCCGGGCTCGAACGAATCACGATCGTCGCTCGGGACGTCGACTTGACTGGTTCCATTGAAGCGGACGAGTTTTCGCTGCAACCCTCCAACGCGGCGAGGCCAATCGTGCTTGGCGGGCCGGGTGGTTCGGCGGGCCTCGAACTCTCTGCGGCAGAACTCGCGCGATTGTCGGATGGATTCCGCTCGATCGTGATCGGCCGGCCGGACGGGACGGGTGGCATCGATGTTCTCGGAGGGACTTTGCGAGCCCCGCTCGTTCTCGACGGCGGGCTCGGTTCGGTTCGCGTCAGCGGGTCGCTTGCCGGCGTGGGCAACGCAATCCTCACGGTTCGTGGTAGCTTGATTGAATTCGGTGGTAGCATTACGACTCAGGGAGGTGCCATCCTATTCGAGGCCCCGGTGCTTCTGTTCGCGGACTCTTCGCTCGTGAGCCAGGGTGGGGACTGGAGCACGGCAGATGGCATTGAGGGCGCGTTTGCGCTCAACGCCGATGTGGGCTCTGGGGCGATTGACATTGGCGACGACGTGTCGGTCGCCTCGCTCGATCTCTCGGCGGCGGCTATTGATCTCGGGAACGAGACTCGAACGAGCGGCTCGCAGCGATTCGCTGGGGTGCTTCGTCCGGGCGAGCGACTCGTCGGCGGTTCGATCATCGTGCTGGGGCCGATGCAACTCACTGGTGACACCCGTATTGAATCGAGCGGAGACGTCGAGCTCGGCGCGGTTGACGGGAATGCGGCGCTCGTGATCCGCGCGGGCGATCGAGCCCAAGCAGGACCCATCGGTGGCACAACGGCGCTCCGATCGCTCGACATCGAAGCCGCAAGCGCGTTTCTGGAGTCGGTCCGCACATCCGGCAACGTCCGCGTCCGAGCGGGCGATATTTCTGTTGGTGACAATCTGCTGGCTCAGGGTACTGGGTCGATCTTGCTCGATGGCAGTGTCGACGTGGACGGTGCCGTGACGATTCGGAGCAATGCCACTGGGGCGGATGCCATCGTGTTCACCGGCAGAGTGGATGGTGAAAGTGACCTGCGCCTGCGGGCACCCAACGGCGACATTGCTCTGGCCTCCTCCGTTGGCTCGGAACAAGCCCTACGAACCTTTGATGTTGGTGCGAACTCGATCAGGGTCTCAGACGTTGCCACGAGCGGAATGCAACGATACGACGCTGGGGCACACGTGTCGGGCACACTAACCGGATCCGAGATCGCGTTTGAACGGGGTATCACCCTTGTCGGCGATACGAGTCTGCTTGGCACAGGCTCGGGTGGTGTTCACCTGCTGTCGACTGTGGACGGAGCGTTCGCCCTCGATATCGATGCCGACCAAGGCATTGTGCAACTGGAGGGCCCAGTCGGAACGACTGTGCCGCTGGCTCGCTTGTCTTTATCCGGCGAGACCAACAGGATCGGAGACGTGTTTACCGCGGGTGAACAGACGTACAACGGAGCGACCGAACTTCTCGGAAACCTGGAGGCGGTTGGGCCGGTCCGTTTCCAAGGTCGCGTAGTGCTGCCAGGTGACGCTTCTGTTTCGTCACATGTCGACGGCGGCGTTGGCATTGAACTCCTCCAAGGCGCCGATGGGCCGGGATCACTCACGCTCAGGGCACCGAACGCAGGCGTGGCGCTGCTTGGTCGCCTTGGTGAAGAAGCCGAGTTGGGCATGCTGACGATCGTAGAGTCCATGCGGACTCGGATCGATGGATCCGTCCGGGCGGATTCGGTCCGAGTCCTCGACGGGCTCGGTTCGGTGGTGCTCAATGGCTCGCTGGTGGCAACGGGGACGGGGGGCATCGAACTCACTGGGCAGAACATCGCTATCGACGCGAGCATCGCCGCACCGATGGGCCCTTTGGTTATCAACAACGCGGGCATGCTTGAGCTGAACGAGAACTTGGACCTGGCGGGCGTGTCGGTCTTGTCACAGGTCGGCTCTGGCGGCGTCCGACTCGGGACCGACATTTTGATGCCCGATGGGTCTGTGTCGTTCCTCGGGCCGGTGTCGTTATTGGAAGATCGTCGGATCGACGCGCAGAGCATCGAGTTTCGAGGGGCCGTTGATTCGGACGGCACCGCACGATCTCTGTCCCTTTTGAGCCAGGGCGATGTTTCGCTCCTCGGGCCCATCGGGCTGGATTCGACACTCGCATCTCTGGAGACGGATGCCGGCGGAGCGACTCGGCTTGGTGCCGACGTCGTTGTGCTCGGGGCCGTGACATTTGGCGATCCCGTCGTGCTCGTGGGCGATACCTCGATCCGTGCGGGCGAGACTATCAGCTTTGCGGGAGCCATCGATGGCGTGGCGGGCAACCCGGCCGACTTGGTACTCGCGACCGATGTCTCCGGTGATGGTTCGGACGGAGCACCGTTGCCGATCGTCGAGTTTGGGGGGGATGTTGGAGCGGTGGTGCCGATTGGCAGCCTCAGCGTGAATGCTGGCGGCCGAGACTCGGTGCCCGTGGTTCCCACGATTCTGCGGACTGCCGAGGTTGTGGACGGCCAGGTGGTTCCGGGCTCGGGTGACCTCCGCATCGTCTCGCTTGGCGACATCGAGTTCGGTGAGTTCGAGAAGCTCTCGGTGCTTGGTGACGTGGCGCTCAGCGCCGAGGGGTCGGTGACGCTGGGTGACATCACGGCGCTTGGCGAAGTCCGGGTGACTGCACCAGAGATCCGCCTGCTCTCAAGGCCAAGCGGTTTTGTGCTCACCAGGTTCGACTTCCTCGATGAGGATTCCGGTGTCGACTTCGTGTCTGGAAGCGGGTTCACGTTTTCGACCGAGCCGGTGGTAGTTGGCGGCGGGCCCGCACCAAGCTTCGCTTCACCTACAGGCGGCGATGATCGCCTGGGCACGCTGCGATCCTACCAGCAGCGTTTGTACGGTGAGGTCGCGCTGGAAGACATGCAGGCCGGTTCCACACGGCTCGATCTTCGATCCCTGGGGCCGTCGAACACGAATGTGGCCGAGGCCCTGGCCGGCGCCGCACCGCGGGTCGCCGGTGGCGACGCGGTGGAACGTGATGCGTTCGTTGATGCGGCCCAGCGTGCGAAGTTGCAGCGACTGGGTATCTTCGCCCGTGAAACGCCGGGTACGACACGTTGGCAGGCACTCGCTGGCCGTGCGCTGTATGAGGACTACGGCAGCTTCCATCGTGTGGGCGAGTTTGCCCGGGCCGAGGTCAACGAGGTTACCGTCGATCGGCTCTCGGGCGACCGTGTCCAGCGGGCCTTGGATGCGTACGACGCGATGTTTGCATCCGCCGAGGGCGAGGCAAGCAACGCGGCGATGCTGCGTGAGATGCTGACTGACGAGGTCGAAATGTATCTGACCGAGCAGGATGTTGCAGCCACGCTCGGCGCAGCCTTTGCAGAGCATGTGCAGCAGCAAGGCACGCTCGTGGATGATTTGCGTCGGCTCAGCGGGCTCCGCCGCGAACTCGAAGCGCTCGGACTGAGCCCGAAGGAGCGTCAGGACGCATGGGGTGTGGTGTTGGGGCAGGTCCGGCCCGAGTTCATGCTCACCTCGGAGTTCGAAGCGTTGCTAGCCTATCTTGATCGCCCCGTGAGCCTTGAACAGGAAACCAGCCCATGAGTACGCTCGACCTGGATGTGATTCTCGCCGGTGTGTCAGTAGAAAATCCATGCGGCGAAGACTTAGCCTACGACGCGGACGCTGTGGCGTTGTTCGATCTGGCCGCCGGAACACCCGAGCGGCAGATTGGCGATGTCGTAGTGCCGGCCGAGGAGCCCAACTGGGGCGAGGTCAAGAACAAGGCCACGGCGCTGCTCGGGCGCACGCTCGACCTGCGTGTCGGGATGCAGGTCCTGGCTTCGCTGATCGAGACCGAGGGCTTCGAGGGATTGCGCATTGGTGTGGCGTTGATTCGGGGCATGGTCACGCAGCATTGGGATGGTGTTCACCCGAAACTCGATCCCGAGGACAACAACGATCCGACCGAACGCATGAACATCGTCGCTTCGCTCGCGGCCCCGCCGGACGCCTTCGGCGATGACTCGATGCGCATCCAGGCCCGGATACGAGCGTGCCCTTTTACGGCGTCGGCCAGCCTGGGTCGATACGGGCTGCGGGACCTCCAGTTGGCCAGCGGTGAGATTTCGACCCAGGCCGATGAGGAGTCTCCGAGTATCTCGACGATTAAGGCTGCATTGGCCGATACACCCGCCGAGCAGCTCCAGCACTCGCTCCAGTGTCTCCAAGAGGCAATCGAGGGCGTTGACGAGATCGATCGGACGCTGACCGAGCGTGTCGGAGCCGGTAACGCACCGGACCTGAGCGCGTTTCAGAAGCTGCTTGAGACGATCGCCGAGCACATCCGTTCTGGTCTCGGAGAGCGCGGCTATTCGGCGGACTTAGGGGGCGAAGCTGATGGCGAGTTGCCAGCGGATTCCGCTGGAGGCGCCGCAGCCATTGCGGCACCAACCGCACCTACTGGCGCGATCCAGTCTCGACAGGATGTACTGGACGCACTCGACCGGATCTGCGCGTATTACGTTTCCAGCGAGCCTTCGAGCCCTGTGCCGGTGCTCTTGGTTCGGGCACGGCGGTTGGTCACGATGTCGTTCGTCGATATCGTGCGTGACCTGACGCCCGATGCGGTGGGGCAGATCGAGTTACTCGCCGGAGACCGGTCTGTGGCCGACGAGGATTCTTGATAGTTTCGGTTATGGGCTGACGAGGATTAGTGACTGACTGGGGACGCTCTGGGCAAACGCAGGCACGTTGGGGTTGCTCCCGTTGAGGCCCATCATTCCGGTCTGGTAGCCAACGCCTTTCCCTTCAACTTGCACCTTGGCGCTGACCTTCTTGTAGACCGCTGGTCCCATGAACACGCCCGACATCACGCCGCCGTTGCTGCCGGCAGAGTCGCCGGTGGTCGAGGGTGTCTGCGATTGCAGCAGTACGACGGGCTTGTTGCCGAAAGTCACTTTCGTGGATACTTGGGTCGCCTGCGGCAGCATCGCGATGCTTGGGTAGGGGATCGGGACTGGGCCTACTGGCGTGGGCGTGAGGCACACGTTCGGCATGGCGATGACTTGTCCGGCCATGGTTGTTGAAGCGGGGAACATCGGTTGATCACTCCCAGGCGTTGAGTATGGGTTAGCTCAAACTCAGCCGAGATGGATCTTGGCACCATCAATACGCGTGGTTTGCTGCGAACGCATGTGGGTGCGTCCACTCCGAAGATAGAAGCCCTCTTGGACCACCAGACGCATACGAGAAGCCGTTGCCTGGGCGAGGCGTGATACATCGGAGAAAAAGTCTTGCGTACGGCAGATGACCGTACTTGAAATACTCTCCAGCCGATCGACAGAGGCACGTACCGAGCCAAACACCACGGAAGCTCTGGTGCCGGCGATCGAGAACTGGCCAACGCTGGCGTTCGTGGTTGTGGCAGCGATGTCGAGCCGTTCTGTTCCAACACGATACTCCCCGGAGCCAAGAATTGTCGAAGCACGAGGCGTCATCGTGCGCACCATGCCAGCGCTGACGAGATCGATGCCAGTGCCTCCAGAGATGTGTACACGCTTTCCGGACGCCAGCGTCAGATCGCCCGCAGGCGTTGCGACTTCCAAGTCGCCAATGCCAACGAGTCGTACCTTGGAGGAATGCTCGTCGTACTCGAGTACGGCTTGGCCATTGATATCCAGTACTCGGATCGTGCTGCCATCGAACTCAACTCGGGTGCGTGACTCTCCGGGGATGATTCCGATTACGTATCCCTCGCCGTTCGACGCGGTCACGACCAACGCCGAGTCGCCCCGAACACACGTAGTTGACGCGGCATTCACTGCCCACAAAGCTTTGCCATCGGGGTCCTGAACACGGATGCGACGCCCGTTCTCGGCTGTTGAGAGCACGG
It contains:
- a CDS encoding DUF3540 domain-containing protein, coding for MTASNGEGYVIGIIPGESRTRVEFDGSTIRVLDINGQAVLEYDEHSSKVRLVGIGDLEVATPAGDLTLASGKRVHISGGTGIDLVSAGMVRTMTPRASTILGSGEYRVGTERLDIAATTTNASVGQFSIAGTRASVVFGSVRASVDRLESISSTVICRTQDFFSDVSRLAQATASRMRLVVQEGFYLRSGRTHMRSQQTTRIDGAKIHLG
- the tssA gene encoding type VI secretion system protein TssA: MSTLDLDVILAGVSVENPCGEDLAYDADAVALFDLAAGTPERQIGDVVVPAEEPNWGEVKNKATALLGRTLDLRVGMQVLASLIETEGFEGLRIGVALIRGMVTQHWDGVHPKLDPEDNNDPTERMNIVASLAAPPDAFGDDSMRIQARIRACPFTASASLGRYGLRDLQLASGEISTQADEESPSISTIKAALADTPAEQLQHSLQCLQEAIEGVDEIDRTLTERVGAGNAPDLSAFQKLLETIAEHIRSGLGERGYSADLGGEADGELPADSAGGAAAIAAPTAPTGAIQSRQDVLDALDRICAYYVSSEPSSPVPVLLVRARRLVTMSFVDIVRDLTPDAVGQIELLAGDRSVADEDS
- a CDS encoding filamentous hemagglutinin N-terminal domain-containing protein; amino-acid sequence: MDARQSRPTSDRIGRLLVLAGTTLTVQAVALAGPEGGRVVHGGASIERAGPITTIRAQNNAILAFDRFDISAHETVRFLQPTVNSRVLNRITGNDPSIIAGSLLANGQVYIVNPAGIYFTGTSIVDVGGLYAAAGNMTNQDFLANVDTFTLSGVVSNHGLIQGSAIHLLGREVANHGTIIADEGIVALGSGDEVLMGAPRTRIYAKPQVGPSNKPHGSVENSGNIQAERVAIGAGDLFSVALRSSSSIQARQVEIRAGRGSRIDVAGDIDASTSETGQHGGAITVVGQRVAVDDATLDASGPGGGGTIEIGGGYRGAGEHRARRVSIGSGTTLRADATAFGDGGRVITWADHSTTYDGLATARGGPEGGDGGLVETSGKVRLRAAGLVDASAPRGKGGLWLLDPLDVVISDATTTPPVGGVFSPGASGATVSATDIRDVLESGTNVLVTTDVAGPETGNITWLAGNPLVASLVGVQTLTLDANGSIDLQSDITATGAALDLVLESGTGVLPDSVGDVGLADGISIDLNGGVFTASGAGAFIAGQTHTIAASALAFDFDGNVTLRNTLDTNLAASSTDDTFDITAPTVTVAGTLAAGNGVVLDGDAVLSADLSAGTGGVRITGATAVSNDVGVSTTGGGDIEFSGVVDGAVAGANDLDLSAGTGSITLGDDVGGTTRLGGFTINSANDVNATAIRSSSLQQVSGTGTTSISTLNVSGASGATLSGAAFDLGAIDAATGGLSISASGDIDLAGSLDVAGDVDVVSGGVATVSGSSFDAASFLFGGAGSARIGSDVSSNGDIVFDVPLQLTQAAVFESSVGNIEVNSTLQAGANDLALSANGINLSGGVGSVGGTGNITFQPIGNGDSIGIVSAGDLSISGSTLAALDDGFSRIIVGRGSGAHDIAIGAVSFSDPVLYRAPTGTASLDAGLTMTDLAGVEFDAGELVVATALGVSTDGGSITAGGVRLADGIGAAFSSAGGHILIDGPLLGTAGGAAESLAFDAGAGDVTIDGVVSGLSDLSFLSARNASLQSVTLTGTLETTASLTGDMAFGGAVDVARLDVSAATVSFADALSSTNEIVIATPGGATLFASMDAGGDITVAGPVELRGDVESVSGDVTLTGSTLLGSTVSVRALAGTLQLSAVDTDGNDLGLRAGEIDLAGGASSVGGGGALLIEPASDGTAIALGSAAGVGSGLDLGQDDLDALALGFDSVTVGRAAGSHSIQIGDTTFRNSTVLRSPNGQLAVSGIVDSSGSDLTLTGSTLLGNTILTGGGDLLLTGGGVTLQVDGVLDTTNGGAGGAVTIIGDVDSADATMPRSLAITAGSGDVTLGDTGRTRSLASFSLGTTGAASLGGLVVNGDLAITAADTMFRESVTAGGDATITSDVIITGTFEANQDLVIAGSVVLSGDSILRSGSGAVRVDGPIEGDSSASPRYLTIEASNGDVELLGSVGAAGGVGDVVIDSGGTVSAQSIRSAGDVSLNGADLLLGGGLVATGSVELDGPLHLGGDIDAGSSVRVNNRLTLLTDTEVRGEGVQFFGTINGDHELAIDGRGDAAELRSPVGGTTALSSLQIGGASARFGDVLLDGALVVDAAGDVSFVGSDVVAGSIDITGSRLVILGAAARELRTTGGVLRLPDIELGASPVLTLASSGGNIVVSGLSSVSQGSLDAFAGAGTIELGGASGLERITIVARDVDLTGSIEADEFSLQPSNAARPIVLGGPGGSAGLELSAAELARLSDGFRSIVIGRPDGTGGIDVLGGTLRAPLVLDGGLGSVRVSGSLAGVGNAILTVRGSLIEFGGSITTQGGAILFEAPVLLFADSSLVSQGGDWSTADGIEGAFALNADVGSGAIDIGDDVSVASLDLSAAAIDLGNETRTSGSQRFAGVLRPGERLVGGSIIVLGPMQLTGDTRIESSGDVELGAVDGNAALVIRAGDRAQAGPIGGTTALRSLDIEAASAFLESVRTSGNVRVRAGDISVGDNLLAQGTGSILLDGSVDVDGAVTIRSNATGADAIVFTGRVDGESDLRLRAPNGDIALASSVGSEQALRTFDVGANSIRVSDVATSGMQRYDAGAHVSGTLTGSEIAFERGITLVGDTSLLGTGSGGVHLLSTVDGAFALDIDADQGIVQLEGPVGTTVPLARLSLSGETNRIGDVFTAGEQTYNGATELLGNLEAVGPVRFQGRVVLPGDASVSSHVDGGVGIELLQGADGPGSLTLRAPNAGVALLGRLGEEAELGMLTIVESMRTRIDGSVRADSVRVLDGLGSVVLNGSLVATGTGGIELTGQNIAIDASIAAPMGPLVINNAGMLELNENLDLAGVSVLSQVGSGGVRLGTDILMPDGSVSFLGPVSLLEDRRIDAQSIEFRGAVDSDGTARSLSLLSQGDVSLLGPIGLDSTLASLETDAGGATRLGADVVVLGAVTFGDPVVLVGDTSIRAGETISFAGAIDGVAGNPADLVLATDVSGDGSDGAPLPIVEFGGDVGAVVPIGSLSVNAGGRDSVPVVPTILRTAEVVDGQVVPGSGDLRIVSLGDIEFGEFEKLSVLGDVALSAEGSVTLGDITALGEVRVTAPEIRLLSRPSGFVLTRFDFLDEDSGVDFVSGSGFTFSTEPVVVGGGPAPSFASPTGGDDRLGTLRSYQQRLYGEVALEDMQAGSTRLDLRSLGPSNTNVAEALAGAAPRVAGGDAVERDAFVDAAQRAKLQRLGIFARETPGTTRWQALAGRALYEDYGSFHRVGEFARAEVNEVTVDRLSGDRVQRALDAYDAMFASAEGEASNAAMLREMLTDEVEMYLTEQDVAATLGAAFAEHVQQQGTLVDDLRRLSGLRRELEALGLSPKERQDAWGVVLGQVRPEFMLTSEFEALLAYLDRPVSLEQETSP
- a CDS encoding DUF4150 domain-containing protein, yielding MFPASTTMAGQVIAMPNVCLTPTPVGPVPIPYPSIAMLPQATQVSTKVTFGNKPVVLLQSQTPSTTGDSAGSNGGVMSGVFMGPAVYKKVSAKVQVEGKGVGYQTGMMGLNGSNPNVPAFAQSVPSQSLILVSP